From the genome of Miscanthus floridulus cultivar M001 chromosome 10, ASM1932011v1, whole genome shotgun sequence, one region includes:
- the LOC136487619 gene encoding uncharacterized protein codes for MAVIKCHTARNVYLTSLFSLILVIMCSTSLSCQGQEQPQAARGHMPLFTPWPPRPPQPTPHSLLQAEQPQVVRGHHPPRPPMPPMPPMPLPPMPPMPPMPPMPPMPPMPPMPPMPPMPPMPPMPPMPPMPPHPPRRPPHSLLQAEPKSVTCYPNNNKLSPTGCEQMCKENGFKTKDSSYIQRQDAKWECCCPH; via the exons ATGGCGGTCATCAAATGCCATACAGCGAGAAATGTATACCTGACAAGTTTATTTTCCCTGATACTTGTGATCATGTGTTCAACCTCTCTATCATGCCAag GCCAAGAGCAGCCCCAGGCGGCACGTGGTCACATGCCTCTTTTTACGCCGTGGCCGCCTCGTCCACCTCAACCAACCCCACACAGTTTGTTGCAGGCAGAGCAACCGCAGGTGGTACGTGGTCATCATCCCCCCAGGCCGCCTATGCCGCCAATGCCACCAATGCCTCTGCCGCCAATGCCTCCTATGCCGCCAATGCCTCCCATGCCTCCAAT GCCGCCAATGCCTCCTATGCCGCCAATGCCGCCTATGCCTCCTATGCCGCCAATGCCCCCAATGCCGCCAATGCCGCCGCATCCACCTCGACGACCGCCACACAGTTTGTTGCAGGCAGAGCCAAAGTCAGTGACGTGCTACCCTAACAATAACAAACTATCTCCGACTGGCTGTGAGCAGATGTGCAAGGAAAACGGCTTCAAAACAAAAGACAGCTCCTACATCCAGAGACAGGATGCTAAATGGGAATGCTGCTGCCCACATTAA